The Mycobacterium paragordonae genome includes a region encoding these proteins:
- a CDS encoding dihydrodipicolinate reductase yields the protein MTPLRGSAATKCRVVHVGTGLTGRVALRAIIDDPALDLIGVNVSSPTKIGADAGRLCGRPDVGIAATADVAAVLNTQPDCIAYCATAVGREEEVIADIVGYLEAGINVVTISAIPMVYPKAAPAHWRKPIEHAARKGGATFYATGCEPGFVSLNLPTALLSGAGVVDSYRMDEYALDLDLAYPIWEVLHESMGFGKPDGHVPIRIAVGKVNNDWEPVVRYIADTLCVEVHRVALAWETILAPHDLDTALGVIPKDTICAHRWQLSAISDDRPVVSVQYFATVTSTPWPETWPRPAQPGRGGMVFRIEGSPNMTLDLHLDPSVGDTTNPGVAATAMAAVNAIPAVIDAPPGLLPAPLAGPSIVTRQVRC from the coding sequence GTGACTCCACTTCGTGGCAGTGCGGCCACCAAGTGCCGCGTGGTTCATGTCGGCACCGGCCTGACCGGAAGGGTGGCCCTGCGGGCGATCATCGATGACCCCGCACTGGATTTGATCGGGGTCAATGTGTCCTCACCCACCAAGATCGGCGCGGACGCCGGTCGGTTGTGTGGACGCCCCGATGTCGGCATCGCCGCGACCGCCGACGTCGCCGCGGTCCTGAACACCCAGCCGGACTGCATCGCCTACTGCGCGACAGCCGTCGGACGCGAAGAGGAGGTAATCGCGGACATCGTCGGTTACCTGGAAGCCGGCATCAACGTCGTCACCATCTCCGCAATCCCGATGGTCTATCCGAAAGCGGCCCCGGCACATTGGCGTAAGCCGATCGAGCACGCCGCGCGCAAGGGTGGCGCGACCTTCTATGCGACCGGATGCGAACCCGGCTTCGTAAGCCTGAACCTGCCTACCGCCTTGCTGTCGGGTGCCGGCGTGGTCGATTCGTATCGGATGGACGAGTACGCACTCGACCTCGACTTGGCCTACCCGATATGGGAAGTCCTGCACGAGTCAATGGGTTTCGGAAAGCCGGACGGCCATGTTCCCATTCGCATCGCGGTGGGCAAGGTCAACAACGACTGGGAACCGGTGGTGCGCTACATCGCTGACACTCTCTGCGTAGAGGTCCACAGAGTCGCGCTGGCCTGGGAGACGATCCTCGCGCCGCACGACCTCGACACCGCACTCGGTGTGATTCCGAAGGACACGATCTGCGCTCACCGCTGGCAGCTCTCCGCGATCAGCGACGATCGACCCGTCGTGTCGGTTCAATACTTCGCGACGGTGACCTCCACACCGTGGCCCGAAACCTGGCCGCGTCCAGCGCAACCCGGCCGCGGCGGCATGGTGTTCCGCATCGAAGGCTCGCCCAACATGACCCTTGACCTCCACCTCGACCCGTCTGTGGGCGACACCACGAACCCTGGTGTCGCCGCGACGGCCATGGCAGCGGTCAATGCGATCCCCGCGGTGATCGACGCCCCACCTGGGCTGCTACCGGCGCCCCTGGCGGGACCGTCGATCGTGACGCGTCAAGTTCGTTGCTGA
- a CDS encoding bifunctional cytochrome P450/NADPH--P450 reductase: MNEFRASAPPDLPGVPSVEGPLPGPDQLIGRPRALGVDLLGELHGPLFYSDFNGGIRKLYACSLELVTELCDESRFAKNLTATLARVRPLAGDGLFTAYHGEPNWQRAHDVLLPGFSYAGLRSYHDAMLDINCKLIDRWDASVGVGPVDVSNDLQKLAMDTVALAGFGSRFDSFDCPGLAPIPQSFTKALGELGSGATTPVFDEELGTLHKFMDGLIAEHQAGDSEFEDLLALMLQQDSTGKPVLDTENIRNQIMTFLIAGQLTTSELMPNTLYNIVSDPAVLHRVQAEVDTAFGTDDDYLPRYDDIGKLTYLRQVIEETLRLSPPVLHFDRMALEDTVIGGKYPIKRGEAVTVLTGALHRQPGWGDNVELFDPDRFAPERSASRPTALFKPFGTGARSCIGRQFALHEAAMALARIIHRYRLIDAYHYVPQWETPNSRRPVGFRLDVLRRTPQDRKADVPGLEAATTQSAAQHPTVITAGTRLAVLHGSNLGTCRALARQFADDATSLGCVATVAPLDDAVGGFPEVEAVLIIASSYNGQPTDDARAFLTWLLDPATMLNPTPNVAVLGVGDHNWADTYQVVPQRIDERLGELHANRLVPRAAADTSGDIVGTIEEFAAALWSSLAERFGDPDAAPLTDAAEPLYELRQIIGPVTAAMDARSAVIPMTVVERTELVSPGLGQAKTNIRVELPDGVDYQTGDHLTVMADNPPEVVDRVLTQLDLDPGLRLAINPRRSSRRLIALDREVSVRELLTHFVELQKPVTSSQLRKLAAANNSPAESQRLSELADDPAGCPLSVMECLDEYPACALTGAELLELLDPMVPRHYSIASSSLLSPRTVGLIVSVLDAPARSGHGLFKGVASNYLATVQPGQLIRARVDPARQAFRAGADPARNVILVSAGTGVAPFCGFLGDRLAAKNAGAPVEPALCFFGVRDPEVDYIFRDKFEEAEGIGIVQMRPAFSRAPQDGVRYVQDRIAADADDVWNLLGDPGKDAHVYVCGDGARMAPAVRGSFLDIYRARTGADDGQALDWLNGLIESDHYVEDVWAG, translated from the coding sequence ATGAACGAGTTTCGCGCGTCGGCACCGCCGGATCTACCGGGCGTCCCGTCGGTCGAAGGACCCCTGCCCGGCCCCGATCAACTGATCGGCCGCCCCCGCGCGTTGGGGGTGGATTTACTCGGTGAATTGCACGGTCCGCTCTTCTACTCGGACTTCAACGGCGGCATCAGGAAGCTCTACGCGTGCTCCCTGGAGCTGGTCACCGAGCTTTGCGACGAGAGCCGCTTTGCCAAGAACCTCACCGCCACCCTCGCCCGAGTCAGGCCGTTGGCCGGTGACGGCCTGTTCACTGCCTACCACGGCGAACCGAACTGGCAGCGGGCCCATGATGTCCTGCTACCGGGTTTCAGTTACGCGGGCTTGCGGAGTTATCACGACGCGATGCTCGACATCAACTGCAAACTCATCGACCGGTGGGACGCCAGTGTCGGGGTGGGGCCGGTGGACGTGTCGAACGACTTGCAGAAGCTGGCCATGGACACCGTGGCGCTCGCCGGATTCGGTTCGCGATTCGATTCTTTCGACTGTCCGGGGCTGGCTCCGATCCCGCAGAGCTTCACGAAGGCCCTGGGGGAGTTGGGATCTGGAGCGACTACACCAGTCTTCGATGAAGAACTGGGCACTTTGCACAAGTTCATGGATGGACTGATAGCGGAGCACCAAGCCGGTGACAGTGAGTTTGAGGATCTGTTGGCGCTGATGTTGCAACAGGATTCGACCGGCAAACCGGTGCTGGACACTGAGAACATTCGCAATCAGATCATGACATTCCTGATCGCCGGCCAGCTCACCACGTCGGAGTTGATGCCCAACACGCTGTACAACATCGTCAGCGATCCGGCGGTGCTGCACCGCGTCCAGGCCGAAGTGGACACCGCATTCGGAACCGACGACGACTACCTGCCCCGCTACGACGACATCGGCAAGCTCACGTATCTGCGCCAGGTCATCGAGGAAACCCTGCGGTTATCCCCGCCGGTGCTGCATTTCGACCGAATGGCACTGGAAGACACCGTGATCGGCGGCAAGTATCCGATCAAGCGCGGTGAGGCGGTGACGGTGCTCACCGGCGCATTGCACCGTCAGCCGGGATGGGGCGACAACGTCGAACTCTTCGATCCCGACCGCTTCGCTCCCGAACGCTCGGCGTCCAGGCCGACCGCCCTGTTCAAACCCTTCGGAACCGGGGCACGGTCCTGCATCGGCCGGCAGTTCGCCCTGCACGAGGCTGCCATGGCACTGGCCCGGATTATCCATCGCTACCGCCTCATCGACGCCTACCACTATGTGCCCCAGTGGGAAACGCCGAACAGCCGCCGACCGGTGGGGTTCCGGCTCGATGTCCTGCGGCGCACACCGCAGGACCGCAAGGCCGATGTACCTGGCCTCGAAGCCGCTACCACGCAGAGCGCGGCGCAGCACCCGACGGTGATCACGGCCGGCACCAGGCTCGCCGTCTTGCACGGCTCCAACCTCGGCACGTGCCGCGCCCTGGCCCGTCAATTCGCAGACGATGCAACGTCTTTGGGATGCGTAGCGACTGTGGCGCCGCTCGACGACGCCGTCGGCGGGTTCCCCGAAGTGGAGGCCGTCCTGATCATCGCCTCCTCATACAACGGACAACCAACGGACGATGCACGCGCCTTTCTGACCTGGCTGCTCGACCCGGCCACCATGTTGAATCCGACACCCAACGTCGCGGTTCTCGGTGTGGGCGACCATAACTGGGCCGACACCTATCAGGTAGTCCCGCAACGCATCGACGAGCGCCTCGGCGAACTGCACGCCAACCGATTGGTTCCGCGGGCGGCGGCCGACACTTCGGGGGACATTGTCGGCACGATCGAGGAGTTCGCCGCCGCCCTGTGGTCGTCGTTGGCCGAACGCTTCGGTGACCCCGACGCCGCGCCGCTCACGGACGCGGCCGAACCGCTGTACGAGTTGCGCCAGATCATCGGCCCTGTGACGGCGGCGATGGACGCACGGTCGGCGGTGATTCCGATGACCGTCGTTGAAAGAACCGAACTTGTCAGCCCCGGGCTGGGACAGGCCAAAACCAATATCCGCGTGGAACTTCCGGACGGCGTCGACTACCAGACGGGCGACCATCTCACGGTGATGGCCGACAATCCGCCCGAGGTCGTCGACAGGGTGCTGACCCAACTCGACCTCGACCCCGGACTGCGGCTGGCGATCAACCCTCGACGTAGCTCGCGACGGCTCATCGCGCTGGACCGAGAGGTCAGCGTCCGCGAACTGCTCACGCACTTCGTCGAATTGCAGAAACCGGTGACCAGCAGTCAATTACGCAAACTTGCGGCAGCCAACAACAGTCCTGCCGAAAGTCAGCGGCTCAGCGAACTCGCCGACGATCCAGCCGGCTGCCCGCTCAGCGTGATGGAATGCCTCGACGAATACCCCGCCTGCGCTCTCACCGGGGCCGAACTTCTCGAACTGCTCGACCCCATGGTGCCGAGGCACTATTCGATCGCGTCGTCGTCACTGTTGTCACCACGCACGGTAGGACTAATCGTCAGCGTCCTGGACGCACCGGCTCGTTCCGGGCACGGCCTGTTCAAAGGTGTCGCGTCCAACTACCTCGCGACCGTCCAGCCCGGACAGTTGATCCGGGCCCGCGTGGACCCGGCTCGGCAGGCATTCCGGGCCGGTGCCGATCCGGCCAGGAACGTGATCCTGGTCAGCGCCGGTACCGGCGTCGCGCCATTCTGCGGTTTCCTCGGTGATCGGCTGGCCGCAAAGAACGCCGGAGCGCCGGTGGAGCCCGCGTTGTGCTTCTTCGGTGTGCGTGACCCGGAGGTCGATTACATCTTCCGGGACAAGTTCGAGGAGGCCGAGGGCATCGGAATCGTCCAGATGCGCCCGGCCTTTTCCCGGGCTCCGCAGGACGGGGTTCGCTACGTGCAGGACCGCATCGCCGCGGACGCGGATGACGTCTGGAACCTGTTGGGTGACCCGGGCAAGGACGCCCACGTCTATGTGTGCGGTGACGGCGCGCGGATGGCGCCGGCGGTGCGCGGGTCCTTCCTCGACATCTATCGGGCACGGACGGGCGCTGATGATGGTCAGGCCCTCGACTGGCTGAACGGTCTCATCGAATCCGATCACTACGTCGAGGACGTGTGGGCCGGGTGA
- a CDS encoding PE family protein, which produces MGYLIAAPEFLTAAAGDLSAIGSAIGAANGAAAATTTEVAMAGADEVSTAVAALFSGRARVYQALSAEAAAIHSQFVHVLNAGAASYAGAEAVNAASAASAGASPLGVVEQGLLSVINAPTQTLLGRPLIGNGADAAPGSGAAGGAGGLLFGDGGRGGSGRTGVAGGPGGAAGLFGNGGVGGAGGPGLAGGSGGAGGMLYGLGGAGGPGGVAAAGGSGGVGGQGGTAGLLGAGGAGGAGGTGAAGGHGGDGGLLGGDGGPGGPGGTGATFGGKGGSGGAGGNAVGLWGDGGAGGLGGVGGTGADGVNPGLAPQVTPAANGLDSGTAGVAGGSGSPGNATGQAGGAGGDGGGPNANGVAGGGGAGGGGGSGAAGGNGGAGGGVFSFGGPATGGDGGAGGAGGAGGAGGAGGNGGSATGMSGSAGDGGNGGKGGLGAVGGSGGAGGDSSAFAGGGGGNGGQGGNAGGSAGTGGAGGIGGAGGHGGSLVGNGGAGGLGGAGGIGGTGADGASGGVGGYGGSTAAPHPGGDGGDGGSGGKGAPGGAGGAGAAGGAGGAGGLLWGDAGSTGSGGMGGAGGTGGDGGTGGDGGNGGKSGAVITGSGGAGGFGGAGGAGGAGGIGAAGSVGNGQVGATGATGANGKMGL; this is translated from the coding sequence ATGGGTTATCTGATTGCAGCACCGGAATTCTTGACCGCAGCAGCGGGGGACTTGAGCGCTATCGGGTCGGCGATCGGCGCCGCCAATGGGGCGGCGGCGGCTACGACGACCGAGGTGGCCATGGCGGGTGCCGATGAGGTGTCGACGGCGGTTGCGGCCTTGTTCAGCGGACGCGCCCGGGTCTATCAAGCGCTCAGTGCGGAGGCGGCGGCGATTCATAGCCAGTTTGTGCACGTCCTCAACGCGGGTGCGGCCTCTTATGCCGGTGCTGAGGCCGTCAATGCGGCATCTGCGGCGAGCGCCGGCGCTTCGCCCCTGGGGGTCGTCGAGCAGGGCTTGCTGAGCGTGATCAATGCGCCGACGCAGACGCTGTTGGGGCGCCCGTTGATCGGTAACGGCGCAGACGCAGCACCGGGCAGCGGTGCCGCGGGAGGCGCTGGGGGGTTGTTGTTCGGCGACGGCGGCAGAGGCGGGTCCGGCCGTACCGGCGTTGCGGGCGGGCCCGGAGGGGCCGCCGGGCTGTTCGGTAACGGCGGAGTCGGAGGTGCGGGGGGCCCCGGGCTGGCGGGCGGTTCAGGTGGGGCCGGCGGAATGCTCTACGGTCTCGGCGGCGCCGGCGGGCCCGGCGGAGTCGCTGCTGCGGGCGGTAGCGGCGGTGTCGGCGGCCAAGGCGGTACCGCGGGGCTGCTCGGTGCCGGCGGTGCCGGCGGCGCCGGGGGAACCGGCGCGGCCGGCGGGCACGGCGGTGACGGTGGGTTGTTGGGTGGCGACGGTGGTCCGGGCGGGCCTGGTGGCACCGGAGCGACCTTCGGTGGGAAGGGCGGCAGCGGCGGAGCCGGCGGGAACGCGGTGGGGTTGTGGGGCGACGGTGGGGCTGGTGGACTCGGCGGCGTCGGTGGCACCGGTGCTGACGGTGTCAATCCCGGCTTGGCTCCGCAGGTGACCCCGGCGGCCAACGGCTTGGACAGCGGAACCGCCGGCGTGGCCGGGGGGTCCGGCAGCCCGGGAAACGCAACTGGGCAGGCCGGCGGCGCCGGCGGTGATGGCGGTGGCCCGAATGCCAACGGGGTCGCGGGCGGCGGCGGCGCCGGTGGCGGCGGCGGCAGCGGCGCGGCCGGTGGTAACGGCGGCGCCGGCGGCGGTGTCTTTTCGTTCGGCGGCCCGGCCACCGGCGGTGACGGCGGTGCCGGCGGCGCGGGCGGCGCGGGTGGCGCGGGTGGCGCGGGCGGTAACGGCGGATCCGCGACCGGCATGAGCGGTTCCGCAGGTGACGGCGGTAACGGCGGCAAGGGTGGCTTGGGTGCGGTCGGCGGGTCGGGCGGCGCCGGCGGCGACTCCTCCGCGTTCGCCGGCGGTGGTGGCGGCAACGGCGGTCAAGGCGGAAACGCCGGTGGCAGTGCCGGTACCGGCGGAGCCGGCGGGATCGGGGGCGCTGGAGGCCACGGCGGGTCACTGGTCGGTAATGGCGGCGCCGGTGGTCTCGGCGGTGCCGGCGGCATCGGCGGGACGGGCGCAGACGGTGCGTCGGGCGGCGTCGGCGGATACGGCGGTAGTACCGCCGCTCCGCACCCGGGCGGTGACGGTGGTGACGGGGGCAGTGGCGGCAAGGGTGCCCCCGGTGGCGCCGGAGGGGCGGGCGCCGCCGGCGGCGCGGGCGGCGCGGGCGGATTGTTGTGGGGCGATGCCGGTAGCACTGGGTCCGGCGGCATGGGCGGCGCCGGCGGTACTGGCGGTGACGGCGGTACTGGCGGTGACGGCGGCAACGGTGGCAAGTCCGGAGCTGTCATCACCGGTTCCGGCGGAGCCGGTGGCTTCGGCGGCGCGGGTGGCGCGGGTGGTGCCGGTGGCATTGGTGCCGCCGGAAGCGTCGGCAACGGACAGGTTGGGGCCACCGGCGCTACCGGCGCGAACGGCAAGATGGGCCTCTGA
- a CDS encoding TetR/AcrR family transcriptional regulator, with protein MTNPHEESPPLQTRRRARGSLTADAIVETAFEIAAGSSVDELSIPLVARSLGVGVTSIYWHVRNKSELLDAMTDRALRRSGFPAFVESDDWRESLVKHVRGVRQTFLDDPVLTDLILIRGALSPLARRLGAQETQKAIANMIGAGLDEQTAQETYSAVSELVQGSVLLGRLAQKHDDRAFELLLASLVDNVGRRTHD; from the coding sequence ATGACCAATCCGCACGAGGAGTCGCCGCCACTACAAACACGCCGACGTGCGCGTGGCTCACTGACCGCCGACGCGATCGTGGAGACCGCATTCGAGATAGCGGCCGGCTCGTCAGTCGACGAGCTGAGCATCCCCCTGGTCGCCAGATCGCTGGGCGTGGGAGTGACCAGCATCTACTGGCATGTCCGGAACAAGTCGGAGCTTCTCGACGCCATGACCGATCGCGCGTTGCGCCGCAGCGGGTTTCCGGCCTTCGTCGAGTCGGATGACTGGCGCGAGTCGTTGGTGAAGCATGTGAGAGGAGTACGACAGACGTTCCTCGACGATCCGGTGCTGACGGATCTGATCCTCATTCGCGGTGCGCTCAGCCCACTGGCCCGGCGGCTCGGCGCCCAGGAAACGCAGAAGGCGATAGCCAACATGATCGGAGCCGGTCTCGATGAGCAGACGGCTCAGGAGACTTACTCGGCGGTCTCGGAGCTAGTCCAGGGTTCGGTACTTCTCGGGCGGTTGGCGCAGAAGCACGACGATCGAGCGTTCGAGCTCCTGTTGGCATCGCTGGTCGACAACGTCGGGCGTCGCACCCACGATTAG
- a CDS encoding PE domain-containing protein — protein MSLMVVPEWVTVVAADAADVASAVGAANAAALAPTTGLLAAAEDEVSAAIAELFSVHGEGYQALSARVAQFHSGFVQALTNASGAYAAAEAASAAPLQTFEQAVTSLEQEIAQFPAGVAAGFNRITGEIVTTIFGAPAAPPIPANALGTYTGSPSLITRFEEALLYPVKPLLSLSGLDTYIATPGNPVLQLLASDIPPLSWFIGNSPPPLLNLLLGETVSYSTYDSPTGGSMSVVHITPTNPTGEQVVAIHGGAFIFPPSFLHWIHYSVMAYQTGATIQVPIYPLLQQGGTAGLVVPMMSNFIASQTAHFGTPNVSVIGDSAGGNLALAAVQQMVVDGAQMPSSMVLLSPWLDLSMTNPNIAFVQDPLLPVGLAQQFGRQWAGGLPINNPWVSPINGSLLGLPPTTVYTGNLDILSPDALVLKANAALANAPFGFVLANGQIHDWLILTLDGPTYWHQINQELGIAA, from the coding sequence ATGTCGTTGATGGTTGTGCCGGAGTGGGTGACGGTGGTGGCAGCCGATGCTGCGGATGTCGCGTCAGCAGTTGGTGCTGCCAATGCGGCCGCATTGGCGCCGACGACCGGCCTGCTTGCGGCCGCCGAAGACGAGGTATCAGCGGCAATCGCGGAACTGTTCTCCGTGCACGGCGAGGGTTATCAGGCGTTGAGCGCCCGGGTCGCACAGTTCCACAGCGGATTCGTGCAAGCCCTGACGAACGCGAGCGGCGCCTATGCCGCCGCCGAGGCCGCCAGTGCCGCGCCGCTCCAGACGTTCGAGCAGGCAGTGACTTCCCTCGAGCAGGAGATCGCCCAGTTCCCCGCCGGCGTCGCCGCCGGCTTCAACCGGATAACGGGCGAAATCGTCACGACCATCTTCGGCGCGCCCGCCGCTCCGCCCATTCCCGCGAACGCGCTGGGCACCTACACCGGCTCGCCGTCGTTGATCACCCGGTTCGAAGAGGCTTTGCTCTACCCGGTTAAACCGTTGTTGAGTTTGTCGGGACTGGACACCTACATCGCGACACCGGGCAACCCGGTATTGCAACTGCTGGCCAGCGACATTCCGCCGCTGTCCTGGTTCATCGGCAATTCCCCACCGCCGTTGCTGAATCTGCTTCTCGGGGAGACGGTTTCTTACAGCACATATGACAGCCCGACCGGCGGGTCGATGAGCGTTGTGCACATCACGCCGACCAATCCCACCGGTGAGCAGGTTGTTGCCATTCACGGTGGCGCCTTCATCTTCCCGCCGTCCTTCTTGCACTGGATCCACTACTCGGTGATGGCCTACCAAACCGGCGCGACGATTCAAGTGCCGATTTATCCGTTGCTTCAGCAGGGGGGTACGGCCGGACTCGTTGTGCCGATGATGTCGAACTTCATCGCCTCGCAAACCGCGCACTTCGGCACACCGAACGTCAGCGTTATCGGAGACTCCGCCGGCGGCAATCTCGCGCTGGCAGCCGTGCAGCAGATGGTGGTCGATGGCGCGCAGATGCCGTCGTCGATGGTTCTGCTGTCGCCATGGCTCGACCTGTCCATGACCAACCCGAATATTGCGTTTGTCCAGGATCCGTTGCTGCCCGTGGGCCTGGCCCAGCAATTCGGCAGACAGTGGGCCGGCGGCCTGCCGATCAATAATCCGTGGGTAAGCCCGATAAACGGTTCGCTGCTCGGTCTCCCGCCGACGACGGTCTACACCGGCAATCTGGACATACTGTCCCCTGATGCACTGGTGTTGAAGGCAAATGCCGCGTTGGCCAACGCGCCGTTCGGCTTCGTACTGGCCAACGGCCAGATTCACGACTGGCTCATTCTCACCCTGGACGGGCCGACGTATTGGCACCAGATAAACCAGGAACTCGGTATCGCGGCCTGA
- a CDS encoding crotonase/enoyl-CoA hydratase family protein, which yields MSEDRVRVQIADNGVARATMVRADKHNALDQAMFESLVDAAGQLRTDASVRVVVLHGEGKSFCSGLDVASFMGGERGTGVLLTRDDDRPANLAQRVSYDWSLVPAPVIAAIHGNCFGGGLQIALGADIRIAAPDAKLSVMEIKWGLVPDMGITQTLPRLVPIDVAKELTFTGRIVSGDEASELGLVTRTAADPLSAAMALADEIALKSPHAVRAAKRLYDETWVSNDTAAALALESELQTGLIGSPNQIAAVVAGMSGERPVFADPN from the coding sequence GTGAGCGAAGACAGAGTCCGGGTGCAGATCGCCGACAACGGAGTGGCAAGGGCGACGATGGTGCGCGCCGACAAGCACAATGCGCTCGATCAGGCCATGTTCGAGAGCCTGGTGGATGCGGCCGGGCAACTGCGGACTGATGCATCGGTGCGCGTGGTTGTCCTGCACGGTGAGGGCAAGAGCTTCTGCTCAGGTTTGGACGTGGCAAGTTTCATGGGCGGCGAACGCGGCACCGGCGTCCTGCTGACCCGGGACGATGACCGCCCGGCGAACCTCGCCCAGCGCGTGAGCTACGACTGGTCGCTGGTACCGGCGCCAGTCATCGCCGCGATCCATGGCAACTGCTTCGGTGGCGGCCTGCAGATCGCGCTCGGCGCAGATATCCGGATCGCCGCGCCGGACGCGAAGTTGAGCGTCATGGAAATCAAGTGGGGACTCGTTCCCGACATGGGAATCACGCAGACCCTGCCGCGACTCGTGCCGATCGACGTCGCGAAAGAGTTGACGTTCACCGGCCGCATCGTTTCCGGCGACGAGGCTTCCGAGCTCGGCTTGGTCACCCGGACGGCCGCGGACCCGTTGTCGGCGGCAATGGCGCTCGCGGACGAGATCGCGCTGAAGTCGCCGCATGCCGTCCGTGCCGCGAAGCGCTTGTATGACGAGACCTGGGTCAGCAATGACACCGCGGCCGCTCTCGCGCTCGAATCAGAGCTGCAGACCGGACTGATCGGCTCGCCCAACCAGATTGCTGCCGTTGTCGCCGGAATGTCCGGGGAGCGGCCAGTTTTCGCCGACCCCAATTAA
- a CDS encoding universal stress protein: MWQPPRGAILVCVDGSAAALGAVRWAARNAVLRRAPLTLVHISDAPLPEWLEIAAPPGFRQWQGQRAHYFVETATKVAEECTADSGPVQIDSKVFNSATVPTLVDLSAVVELVVVGHRGHSGVLAGGGLGSVSAALVYHAHCPVAVTHDAQTTNGHVARAPVLVGIDGSPASEAATAIAFAEAARRGVALVALHVWTEPWVSGNRGSFQDATWDAQLSEEEESLAERLAGWHERYPDVVIRRTIEIGDPARCLIEASQQAQLLVVGSHGCSSFRGKLLGSVGAAAVNRAKVPVIVARQS, encoded by the coding sequence ATGTGGCAACCACCACGCGGCGCAATCTTGGTATGCGTTGATGGCTCAGCCGCGGCACTGGGTGCCGTCAGGTGGGCGGCCCGTAATGCAGTGCTGCGGCGGGCACCCCTGACTCTGGTTCACATCTCCGACGCCCCCCTACCGGAGTGGTTGGAGATCGCCGCACCGCCCGGCTTCAGACAGTGGCAGGGGCAGCGCGCTCACTACTTCGTCGAGACGGCGACGAAGGTCGCCGAGGAGTGCACCGCAGATTCGGGTCCCGTACAGATAGACAGCAAGGTGTTCAATTCGGCCACCGTCCCGACGCTGGTGGACCTTTCCGCAGTGGTGGAGCTGGTCGTGGTCGGCCACCGCGGACATAGCGGCGTGTTGGCCGGCGGCGGCTTGGGCTCAGTGAGTGCGGCTCTGGTCTACCACGCGCATTGCCCGGTCGCCGTGACCCACGATGCCCAGACCACGAACGGCCATGTCGCACGGGCGCCGGTCCTGGTGGGCATCGACGGCTCGCCGGCATCGGAAGCGGCGACTGCCATTGCATTTGCGGAAGCCGCCCGTCGAGGCGTCGCCCTCGTGGCGTTGCACGTCTGGACTGAACCCTGGGTTTCCGGCAACCGGGGCTCGTTCCAAGACGCAACCTGGGACGCTCAGCTATCCGAGGAGGAGGAGAGCCTCGCTGAACGGCTGGCGGGTTGGCACGAACGCTATCCCGACGTGGTGATCCGCCGCACCATCGAAATCGGCGACCCGGCACGGTGCCTGATCGAGGCGTCCCAACAGGCGCAGCTGCTGGTGGTCGGCAGCCACGGCTGCAGTTCGTTCCGCGGCAAGTTGCTGGGATCGGTCGGGGCGGCGGCAGTCAACCGGGCCAAGGTCCCGGTGATAGTCGCGCGTCAGTCCTGA